Proteins from one Desulfonema limicola genomic window:
- a CDS encoding PDDEXK nuclease domain-containing protein has product MAIEITQYNELLTTIKIYIRKAQVRAVLSANSEMLMLYWDIGRIIYDRQQKEGWGTAVVPKLSKDIRNELPEIKGFSVRNLQRMIRFYKEYSPLDRKVPQAVAQLPWGHNILLIEKVKNIEKRFWYMQKCAEEGWSRDILAMMIKSDAHRRQAKSVTNFSMQLPEIQSDLAIQTLKDPYIFDFLTLEEPFHEKELETELVKHLEQFLIELGQGFAFVGRQYHLDIGENDFYIDLLFYHLKLRCFVVIELKKGEFKPEYAGKINFYCNLVDDLLKHETDNQSIGLILCQDKNTILAEYALRGMDKPIGISEYELTRSLPDRFKSDLPSIEEIEAELSK; this is encoded by the coding sequence ATGGCAATAGAAATAACTCAGTACAATGAATTGCTGACAACAATAAAGATATATATCAGAAAGGCTCAGGTTAGGGCTGTTTTATCTGCAAATTCTGAAATGCTGATGCTGTACTGGGATATCGGCAGAATAATTTATGATCGTCAGCAGAAAGAAGGCTGGGGAACAGCTGTTGTTCCAAAGCTGTCCAAAGATATTCGTAACGAACTGCCGGAAATTAAAGGCTTCTCTGTAAGAAATCTTCAGAGAATGATAAGATTTTATAAAGAGTATTCACCTCTTGACAGAAAAGTGCCACAGGCTGTGGCACAATTGCCGTGGGGACATAATATCTTATTGATTGAAAAGGTTAAAAATATTGAGAAACGTTTCTGGTACATGCAAAAATGTGCTGAAGAAGGCTGGAGCCGTGACATACTGGCAATGATGATTAAAAGTGACGCTCACAGACGGCAGGCAAAGTCTGTTACAAATTTTTCAATGCAACTTCCCGAAATTCAATCTGATTTGGCAATCCAGACTCTTAAAGACCCGTATATTTTTGATTTTCTTACTTTGGAAGAACCGTTTCATGAAAAAGAACTGGAAACAGAGCTTGTAAAACATCTTGAACAGTTTCTGATCGAACTCGGTCAGGGATTTGCATTTGTGGGCAGGCAGTATCATCTTGATATCGGAGAGAATGATTTTTATATTGATCTCCTTTTTTACCATCTCAAACTTCGCTGTTTTGTCGTTATTGAGTTGAAAAAAGGTGAATTCAAACCCGAATACGCCGGAAAGATCAATTTTTACTGCAATCTGGTTGATGACCTGCTGAAACACGAAACAGACAATCAAAGCATCGGATTGATATTGTGCCAGGATAAAAATACAATTTTAGCTGAATACGCCCTCAGAGGTATGGATAAACCCATAGGCATTTCTGAATATGAACTTACCCGTTCACTTCCGGACAGATTCAAATCGGATTTGCCGAGTATTGAAGAAATTGAAGCAGAATTATCCAAATAA
- a CDS encoding type I restriction endonuclease subunit R, whose amino-acid sequence MPSQTNEQALESAIEKALTGTCLEELKTAVNDLHETSFPYSGNGFHIGYADDFNPKYAIDETRFWEFLKSSQKDELEKLKRSSDWKLKILERFDRMVKKYGVLRLLRKGLEVEDARFYLLWPLPLASSSQRIKDNFASNQFSVTRQVRYNPENPHEEIDMVLFINGIPIATLELKNQWTGQNARVHGIKQYENDRDINQPLLNFGRCLVHFAVDTDEVYMTTRLNGSKTFFLPFNKGHSNGKGNPPNLFGHKSEYLWQEVFTRESLANIIQHFVRFDGKAKDPLNKRTLFFPRYHQMDVVRRILEHAGQNGIGHTYLIQHSAGSGKSNSITWSAYQLIETYPVSDKIPGSKGIQTPLFDSVIVVTDRRLLDKQLRENIKEFSEVKNIVAPAYSSRDLKTGLEQGKKIIITTIQKFPVIVDGIADLSDKRFAVIIDEAHSSQSGTSAGKMNQAMGMGTADEEGMDTQDKILKAMQARKMKGNASYLAFTATPKNATLERFGTRQEDGSFKPFHLYSMKQAIEEGFILDVLANYTTYKSYYEIEKSIEENPLFSTKKAQKKLRAYVEQDKRTIATKAEIMMDHFIGKVVNTKKLKGKAKGMVITQNIESAIRYYQAIKKVVEDRGNPFKIAIAFSGSKTIDGIEYTEVGINGFAEKDTRKKFDEDEYRILVVANKYLTGFNQPKLCTMYVDKRLQGVLAVQALTRINRSAPHLGKKTEDLFILDFFNTVDDIKTAFDQFYTSTTLIEETDVNVLHELKGILDNVGVYENSEVETFIEKYFDGADAQELSPIIDVSANRFNQELDLEDEDKIDFKIKAKQFVKIYSQMASIISFEIIAWEKLFWFLKFLIPKLIVVTKEDELIDELLESVDLSTYGLERTKLNHAIGLDETETELDPQNPNPRGAHGIEEEKDPLDEIVKNFNERWFQGWDVTPEDQKMKFVTLSRHVRAHPDYQEKVADNNDLQTKDLAFKKILEDVMSQQRRQELELYKLYAKDDAFKLSFINAMLRMTENDIISTQQNMSIT is encoded by the coding sequence ATGCCAAGCCAAACAAACGAGCAGGCCCTGGAATCGGCAATAGAAAAAGCCTTAACCGGCACATGCCTGGAAGAACTTAAAACAGCAGTCAATGATCTGCATGAAACATCTTTTCCATATAGCGGAAACGGTTTTCATATCGGCTATGCCGACGACTTCAACCCCAAATACGCTATTGACGAAACCCGCTTTTGGGAATTCCTGAAATCATCCCAGAAAGATGAGCTGGAAAAGCTCAAACGGTCTTCCGACTGGAAACTTAAAATTCTGGAACGTTTTGACCGCATGGTCAAAAAATACGGAGTGCTTCGTTTACTGCGTAAAGGGCTTGAAGTGGAAGATGCCCGGTTTTACTTACTCTGGCCCCTGCCCCTTGCCAGTAGCAGTCAGCGTATCAAAGATAACTTTGCATCCAATCAGTTCAGCGTTACCCGTCAGGTGCGCTACAATCCTGAAAACCCTCATGAAGAGATTGATATGGTGCTGTTTATAAACGGCATTCCCATAGCTACCCTTGAATTGAAAAACCAATGGACAGGCCAGAATGCACGGGTACATGGCATAAAGCAGTATGAAAATGACCGGGATATAAATCAGCCGTTGCTGAACTTTGGCCGGTGTCTGGTTCATTTTGCAGTGGATACCGATGAAGTATATATGACCACCAGGCTTAACGGCAGTAAAACCTTTTTTCTGCCTTTCAATAAAGGGCATAGCAACGGCAAAGGCAATCCTCCCAATTTATTCGGACATAAATCAGAGTATTTATGGCAGGAGGTATTCACCCGTGAAAGCCTTGCAAATATCATTCAGCATTTTGTGCGCTTTGACGGTAAGGCAAAAGACCCGTTAAACAAACGCACCCTGTTCTTTCCGCGTTATCATCAGATGGACGTGGTTCGCAGAATTCTTGAACATGCAGGGCAAAACGGTATCGGGCATACCTATCTGATTCAGCATTCCGCAGGTTCAGGCAAATCCAACTCCATTACGTGGAGTGCTTACCAGCTTATCGAAACCTACCCGGTAAGTGACAAAATACCCGGTTCCAAAGGAATTCAGACACCATTGTTTGACTCGGTGATTGTAGTGACTGACCGCAGACTGCTCGACAAACAACTGCGTGAAAACATCAAAGAATTTTCAGAAGTTAAAAACATTGTTGCACCGGCCTATTCATCAAGAGACCTTAAAACGGGACTGGAGCAGGGAAAAAAGATTATTATCACAACAATTCAGAAATTCCCCGTTATTGTGGATGGTATTGCTGATCTGAGTGATAAACGCTTTGCTGTGATTATTGATGAAGCGCACAGTTCCCAAAGTGGAACCTCAGCCGGAAAAATGAATCAGGCTATGGGCATGGGAACGGCAGATGAAGAAGGTATGGATACCCAGGATAAAATTCTGAAAGCTATGCAGGCCCGAAAGATGAAAGGCAACGCCTCATATCTTGCTTTTACAGCCACACCCAAAAACGCAACACTTGAAAGATTCGGAACCAGACAGGAAGACGGTTCATTCAAGCCCTTTCATCTCTATTCCATGAAACAGGCCATTGAAGAGGGTTTTATCCTTGATGTTCTGGCAAATTACACCACATATAAATCCTACTATGAAATAGAAAAATCCATTGAAGAAAACCCGTTGTTCAGCACAAAAAAAGCTCAGAAAAAACTTCGTGCCTATGTGGAACAGGACAAACGCACTATTGCCACCAAAGCTGAAATTATGATGGATCACTTTATCGGCAAGGTCGTGAATACCAAAAAACTCAAGGGCAAAGCCAAAGGAATGGTGATTACCCAGAACATAGAGTCAGCTATCCGTTATTATCAGGCAATAAAAAAAGTTGTGGAAGACAGGGGGAACCCCTTTAAAATTGCCATTGCTTTCTCAGGCAGTAAAACCATAGACGGCATAGAATATACCGAAGTCGGAATAAACGGATTTGCTGAAAAAGATACACGTAAAAAATTTGATGAGGATGAATACCGAATCCTGGTGGTGGCAAATAAATACCTGACTGGCTTTAATCAGCCCAAGCTTTGCACCATGTATGTGGACAAAAGACTTCAAGGAGTTCTTGCAGTACAGGCACTTACACGCATAAATCGTTCAGCTCCCCATTTGGGGAAAAAGACAGAAGACCTTTTTATCCTTGATTTTTTTAATACTGTTGATGACATAAAAACAGCCTTTGACCAGTTTTATACATCTACAACCCTGATCGAAGAGACGGATGTAAATGTACTGCACGAGCTGAAAGGCATACTGGATAATGTGGGCGTTTACGAAAACAGTGAAGTGGAAACCTTTATTGAAAAGTATTTTGACGGTGCGGATGCTCAGGAACTCAGCCCGATTATAGATGTGTCTGCAAACCGATTTAATCAGGAGCTGGATCTGGAGGATGAGGATAAAATTGACTTCAAGATCAAAGCAAAGCAGTTTGTAAAGATTTATAGTCAGATGGCATCCATTATCTCTTTTGAAATAATTGCATGGGAAAAGCTGTTCTGGTTTTTGAAATTTCTTATACCCAAATTGATCGTAGTAACCAAAGAAGATGAACTTATTGACGAACTGCTGGAATCAGTAGATTTATCAACCTATGGACTGGAACGTACTAAATTAAACCACGCCATAGGACTGGATGAGACAGAAACAGAACTTGACCCGCAAAATCCCAATCCCAGGGGAGCGCATGGCATAGAAGAGGAAAAAGACCCTTTGGATGAAATTGTTAAAAACTTCAATGAAAGATGGTTTCAGGGCTGGGATGTTACACCCGAAGACCAGAAAATGAAATTTGTCACACTGAGCCGACATGTCAGGGCACATCCTGATTATCAGGAAAAAGTGGCTGATAACAACGATCTGCAAACAAAAGACCTGGCATTTAAGAAAATACTGGAAGATGTCATGTCACAACAGAGACGACAGGAACTGGAACTCTACAAACTTTACGCAAAGGATGATGCTTTTAAGCTGTCATTTATCAATGCCATGTTACGAATGACTGAAAATGATATTATTTCAACTCAACAGAATATGAGTATTACTTGA
- a CDS encoding penicillin-binding protein 1A: MSRKRKIPKTRKGRTTTIIFCIAGLLFFIAAAGTGLGGLAVYNHYSRGLPDISFLKKYRPAAITTVYSDDNQKIAEFYKERRIVVPYSEIPDMLIKAFVASEDARFFEHEGIDLKSIIRAALKNFEAGRVVQGGSTITQQVIKCFLLTPERKYERKIKEAILAFRIDKAFSKQDILYLYLNEIYLGHGAYGVAAAAENYFGKTLKELTLAESAILAGLPQAPSDYSPFRHFEEAKKRQQYVLNRMAELEFITRDQAEKAFNEELEIKPRRNWYIEHVPYYTEHVRRYVEAKYGQELLYKGGLKIYTAVNVDMQKAARKAVDKGLRELDKRHFGYRGPINNLKPDEIEPFLKNLEKEQEDQALIQGDIVNAVVDNIDSKEREIRVFLGKDQGIISFNTMKWAGHKADRKAKTNNLAQALVPGDLIWVRLEQKNKDTGYWDLTLEQTPKTQSALICLESGTGHVKAMIGGRDFKSSQFNRAVQAKRQPGSAFKPIIYAAALDKGYTPATEIIDNVFIYQNAKMKWMPKNYDRKFYGPTLLRKALAKSRNLSTIQILNDIGVDYAVEYAKKLGIESELSPNLSLALGSSGVSLLELSTAYSVFNNKGFLIQPVFITKILDRDGNELEKAEITKKKVIEQSTAYLMTSLMESVVKEGTATKVRAINRPAAGKTGTTNNLHDAWFMGYTPDYIAGTWVGYDQEQSLGSKESGGRAAIPIWLDFMKEIHKDKPVKGFKAPKNVVFSKIDADTGLLPVPDTKKVIFECFKKGTVPTRYSRRSDSISEKDQFYKMEM, encoded by the coding sequence ATGTCAAGAAAAAGAAAAATTCCCAAAACCAGAAAAGGCCGTACAACAACAATAATTTTTTGCATTGCAGGACTGCTTTTTTTTATAGCAGCAGCAGGCACAGGGCTTGGAGGACTTGCTGTTTATAATCATTACAGCAGGGGACTGCCTGATATATCTTTTTTAAAAAAATACAGACCTGCAGCAATAACTACAGTTTATTCAGATGATAATCAAAAGATTGCTGAATTTTATAAAGAACGGCGTATTGTTGTTCCTTATTCAGAAATACCTGACATGCTTATAAAAGCCTTTGTAGCCTCTGAAGATGCCAGGTTTTTTGAACATGAAGGCATTGACCTGAAAAGTATTATCAGGGCAGCTTTAAAAAATTTTGAAGCTGGCAGGGTTGTTCAAGGCGGCAGCACTATTACCCAGCAGGTTATAAAATGTTTTCTGCTTACACCTGAAAGAAAATATGAACGGAAAATAAAAGAAGCAATACTTGCCTTTAGGATTGACAAGGCATTTTCCAAACAAGATATTTTATATCTATATCTTAATGAAATCTATCTTGGACATGGGGCCTATGGTGTTGCTGCTGCTGCTGAAAATTATTTTGGAAAAACCCTAAAGGAACTGACCCTGGCTGAAAGTGCCATACTTGCAGGTCTGCCCCAGGCTCCAAGTGATTATTCTCCTTTCAGGCATTTTGAAGAGGCAAAAAAACGCCAGCAGTATGTATTAAACCGCATGGCAGAACTGGAGTTTATTACCAGGGATCAGGCTGAAAAAGCTTTTAATGAAGAGCTTGAAATAAAGCCCAGGCGCAATTGGTATATTGAGCATGTACCATATTATACAGAACATGTACGCAGATATGTAGAAGCAAAATACGGTCAGGAGCTTTTATATAAAGGAGGGCTGAAGATATATACTGCTGTTAATGTTGACATGCAGAAAGCTGCACGTAAAGCTGTTGATAAGGGATTGCGGGAACTGGATAAACGTCATTTTGGATACAGGGGGCCGATTAACAATCTAAAACCTGATGAGATTGAACCTTTTTTAAAAAATCTTGAAAAAGAGCAGGAAGATCAGGCTTTGATCCAAGGGGATATTGTTAATGCCGTAGTTGACAATATAGATTCCAAAGAAAGAGAAATCAGGGTTTTCCTGGGTAAAGACCAGGGTATTATATCCTTTAATACCATGAAATGGGCTGGGCATAAAGCAGACAGAAAAGCAAAAACCAATAACCTGGCACAGGCCCTTGTTCCAGGTGATCTTATCTGGGTCAGGCTTGAGCAAAAGAATAAGGATACAGGCTATTGGGATTTAACATTGGAACAGACCCCAAAAACACAATCTGCACTGATTTGTCTTGAATCAGGCACAGGCCATGTAAAAGCAATGATAGGAGGCCGTGATTTTAAATCAAGCCAGTTTAACAGGGCAGTTCAGGCAAAACGTCAGCCTGGTTCTGCATTTAAACCCATTATTTATGCAGCTGCTCTGGATAAAGGCTATACACCTGCAACAGAGATTATTGATAATGTTTTTATCTATCAAAATGCAAAAATGAAATGGATGCCTAAAAACTATGACAGGAAATTTTATGGTCCTACCCTGCTTAGAAAGGCTCTTGCAAAATCACGAAATCTTTCCACTATCCAGATTTTAAATGATATTGGTGTTGATTATGCTGTTGAATATGCAAAAAAACTTGGGATTGAATCTGAGTTAAGCCCCAATCTTTCCCTTGCTCTGGGGTCGTCTGGGGTTTCTTTGCTTGAATTGTCAACAGCTTATTCAGTATTTAACAACAAGGGATTTCTTATACAGCCTGTATTTATAACAAAGATTCTTGACCGTGATGGCAATGAACTGGAAAAAGCTGAAATAACAAAGAAAAAGGTGATTGAACAAAGCACGGCATATCTTATGACCAGTCTTATGGAAAGTGTTGTAAAAGAAGGAACAGCAACAAAGGTCAGAGCCATAAACAGGCCTGCAGCAGGTAAAACCGGTACAACCAATAATCTCCATGATGCCTGGTTTATGGGCTATACCCCTGATTATATAGCTGGAACATGGGTAGGATATGACCAGGAGCAGTCTCTTGGATCCAAAGAAAGCGGGGGCAGGGCTGCTATTCCTATCTGGCTGGATTTTATGAAGGAGATTCATAAAGATAAGCCGGTCAAAGGATTTAAAGCTCCAAAAAATGTTGTTTTTTCAAAAATTGATGCAGATACGGGCCTGCTTCCTGTACCTGACACTAAAAAGGTTATATTTGAATGTTTTAAAAAGGGAACAGTGCCTACCAGGTATTCGAGGCGTTCTGATTCAATCAGTGAAAAGGATCAATTTTATAAAATGGAGATGTAA
- a CDS encoding anthranilate synthase component II, protein MMPKLLVIDNYDSFTYNLVQMFRQYDLDIEVFRSNKISVEQAEDFNPDYILISPGPKDPADSGVSMPVIKAFYKHIPVLGVCLGMQCINEVFGGRTVPAPIPMHGKTSLVSHENYGIFKSVPSPFTAARYHSLSVKPGDQNTLLMTACSQDGVIMGMSHRKYPLHGVQFHPESFLTESGFTILENFLNLGPLKNV, encoded by the coding sequence ATGATGCCGAAACTGCTTGTAATAGATAATTATGATTCCTTTACTTATAATCTTGTGCAGATGTTTAGACAATATGATCTTGATATTGAGGTTTTTCGCAGTAACAAGATCAGTGTTGAACAGGCAGAAGATTTTAATCCTGACTATATTTTGATAAGCCCTGGTCCCAAGGATCCTGCTGATTCAGGAGTTTCCATGCCGGTTATCAAGGCTTTTTATAAACATATTCCTGTGTTAGGCGTGTGCTTGGGAATGCAGTGCATTAACGAGGTTTTTGGGGGAAGAACTGTGCCTGCTCCCATACCCATGCACGGAAAAACCAGCCTGGTAAGCCATGAAAATTATGGTATTTTCAAATCTGTTCCATCTCCTTTTACAGCAGCACGTTATCATTCCCTTTCAGTGAAACCTGGAGATCAAAATACATTGTTAATGACAGCCTGTTCTCAAGACGGGGTTATTATGGGGATGTCTCATCGTAAATATCCTCTCCACGGAGTGCAGTTTCATCCTGAAAGTTTTTTAACTGAAAGCGGTTTTACAATTCTGGAAAATTTTTTAAACCTGGGGCCTCTTAAAAATGTATGA
- a CDS encoding menaquinone biosynthesis decarboxylase, giving the protein MYNNLKEFLDALDKAGEMKYIKDQVSPFLDISKITDKESKSPGGGKALFFENVKGSAFPVATNIFGSYKRICMALGVKDLDEPGKRIKEYIEFNPPKNLKEALNIIPMAVSMTKFFPRSFKGKTPPCQEVVLTGEKVDLSKLPVLHCWPKDAGPFITLPLVITKSLSTGKRNMGMYRLQVFDKNTTGMHWHIHKDGSHYYNEYRKAGKRMPVAVAIGADPATIYSATAPMPRGVDEILLAGFLRKKPVTMAKCVTIDMEVPAEAEFILEGYVEPHELRIEGPFGDHTGYYSLADNYPVFHVTAITHRKNPVYNATLVGRPPMEDCYLAKATERIFLPMLQTVFPEIKDYWFPWEGVFHNIAVVSIEKEYSGHAQKIMSGLWGQGQMSFCKAIAVVDQDINPQDPNQVIRVLITRLDISSDLTLSKGVLDVLDHSSPFPNFGNKIGIDLTLRYKDEPPRNIAHALNPVPSQDGLSAFIQTSIDGAVKCRHIFPELSENNESSNRILAISVEKTWQKGGKDFANILFELMELKMFNIFILFDKKIDLDDNSLILWKIFNNVDPGRDLMIKDNQAVIDACKKGSVDGHDRQWPDELVFD; this is encoded by the coding sequence TTGTATAATAATTTAAAAGAATTCTTAGATGCACTGGATAAGGCTGGAGAGATGAAATACATTAAAGACCAGGTCTCTCCTTTTTTAGACATCAGTAAAATAACAGATAAGGAGTCCAAGAGTCCAGGCGGAGGAAAAGCCCTTTTTTTTGAAAATGTAAAAGGCTCTGCTTTTCCTGTGGCAACCAATATTTTTGGAAGCTATAAAAGAATCTGCATGGCTCTGGGGGTAAAAGACCTTGATGAACCAGGGAAGCGGATTAAGGAATACATAGAATTTAATCCTCCTAAAAATTTAAAAGAGGCTTTAAACATAATTCCTATGGCTGTAAGCATGACAAAATTTTTCCCCCGTTCATTTAAGGGAAAAACTCCGCCCTGCCAGGAGGTTGTGCTTACAGGGGAAAAGGTTGATCTTTCAAAACTGCCTGTACTCCACTGCTGGCCTAAAGATGCAGGGCCTTTTATTACCCTTCCCCTGGTAATAACCAAAAGCCTGTCAACAGGAAAACGCAATATGGGCATGTACAGGCTGCAGGTTTTTGATAAAAATACAACTGGAATGCACTGGCACATACATAAAGACGGTTCTCATTATTATAATGAATATCGCAAAGCTGGAAAACGTATGCCTGTGGCTGTTGCCATTGGTGCAGATCCTGCAACCATCTATTCAGCTACTGCACCCATGCCTCGGGGTGTGGATGAAATACTTCTGGCCGGGTTTCTCCGTAAAAAGCCCGTAACAATGGCAAAATGTGTTACCATTGACATGGAAGTACCTGCTGAAGCTGAATTTATACTTGAAGGCTATGTTGAACCCCATGAATTAAGAATAGAAGGACCTTTTGGAGATCACACAGGTTATTATTCCCTTGCTGATAATTACCCTGTATTTCATGTAACTGCCATTACTCACAGGAAAAATCCTGTTTACAATGCCACCCTGGTCGGCAGGCCTCCTATGGAAGACTGTTACCTTGCCAAAGCAACAGAGCGGATTTTTCTGCCCATGCTTCAAACAGTTTTTCCTGAGATAAAGGATTACTGGTTTCCCTGGGAAGGTGTTTTTCATAATATAGCAGTGGTTTCCATAGAAAAGGAATATTCGGGACATGCCCAGAAAATCATGAGCGGACTCTGGGGACAGGGGCAGATGAGTTTTTGCAAGGCCATTGCTGTTGTTGACCAGGATATAAACCCCCAGGACCCAAACCAGGTAATCAGGGTTTTAATTACAAGACTGGACATAAGCTCGGATCTAACCCTGAGCAAAGGCGTTCTTGATGTTTTGGATCACTCCTCTCCTTTTCCCAATTTTGGAAATAAAATCGGTATTGATCTGACCCTGAGATATAAAGATGAGCCGCCTAGAAATATTGCTCATGCCCTGAACCCAGTTCCTTCTCAGGACGGATTAAGTGCTTTTATTCAAACCAGTATTGACGGCGCTGTTAAATGCAGGCATATTTTTCCTGAATTATCTGAAAATAATGAATCTTCAAACAGAATACTGGCAATATCAGTGGAAAAAACCTGGCAAAAGGGAGGAAAAGACTTTGCAAACATCTTGTTTGAACTCATGGAATTAAAGATGTTCAATATTTTTATTTTGTTTGACAAAAAGATTGATCTTGATGATAATTCCCTTATTTTATGGAAAATTTTTAATAATGTTGATCCGGGCCGTGATCTTATGATTAAGGATAACCAGGCAGTTATTGATGCTTGTAAAAAAGGGTCTGTGGATGGACATGACAGGCAATGGCCTGATGAACTGGTTTTTGATTAA
- a CDS encoding restriction endonuclease subunit S, with protein sequence MTEIFESLMDMELMSENTKKRIEKASEGGKLNIETMPRYPAYKDSDAERIGEIPAHWEVKKMKYLVNVHSGNGFPIDEQGNKQGMIPFYKVSDINGNQKYIKNANNYVSSSIVKKRNWNLIPEKSIISAKIGEALRKNHRKIATVESIIDNNCIALEPKKINYIFSYYLHKIIDFDWFVNPGAVPSISVVGYKNFKAFCPPLDEQTAIANFLDEKCNKIDRAVALKEKMIDLLKERKQIVIQNAVTKGLNPDVKMKDSGVEWIGEIPEHWEVKRVKRLFKLTMDASEKNNNHELLSIYTDIGVKPRKELQERGNKATTTDGYWLVKKGDFIVNKLLAWMGAIGLSEYEGVTSPAYDILRPIAVMVGEYYHYLFRTRICSAELKKYSRGIMEMRLRLYFDKFGVINVPYPPPPEQTAIVAHIEKETTKIDKAITLQQKQIEKLKEYKATLINSAVTGKIKVC encoded by the coding sequence GTGACAGAAATTTTTGAAAGCCTTATGGATATGGAATTAATGTCTGAAAATACAAAAAAACGGATTGAAAAAGCTTCTGAGGGTGGAAAATTGAATATTGAGACGATGCCACGTTATCCTGCTTATAAAGATTCCGATGCGGAACGGATTGGGGAGATTCCTGCACATTGGGAAGTGAAGAAAATGAAATACCTTGTGAATGTTCATTCTGGTAATGGCTTCCCAATAGATGAACAGGGCAATAAACAAGGCATGATACCTTTTTATAAAGTTAGTGATATTAATGGAAATCAAAAATATATCAAAAATGCGAATAACTATGTTAGTTCATCTATTGTAAAAAAAAGAAACTGGAATTTGATACCAGAAAAATCTATTATCTCAGCAAAGATTGGTGAAGCATTGAGGAAAAACCACCGAAAAATAGCTACTGTTGAATCTATTATTGATAACAATTGTATTGCTTTGGAACCTAAAAAAATTAATTATATCTTCAGTTATTATTTGCACAAAATTATTGATTTCGACTGGTTTGTAAATCCTGGCGCTGTGCCAAGTATTTCTGTTGTGGGTTACAAAAATTTCAAAGCATTCTGCCCCCCGTTAGATGAACAAACTGCCATTGCCAATTTTCTGGATGAAAAATGCAACAAAATCGACCGGGCAGTGGCGCTAAAAGAGAAAATGATAGACCTGTTAAAAGAGCGCAAGCAGATCGTGATTCAAAATGCTGTTACCAAAGGTTTGAATCCTGATGTTAAAATGAAAGATTCTGGGGTGGAGTGGATTGGGGAGATACCTGAGCATTGGGAGGTGAAGAGAGTAAAAAGGCTTTTCAAGTTAACAATGGATGCTTCAGAAAAAAATAATAACCATGAACTACTATCCATATATACAGATATTGGTGTCAAACCAAGAAAAGAACTTCAAGAAAGAGGAAATAAAGCAACAACTACGGATGGTTATTGGCTGGTAAAAAAGGGCGATTTTATTGTTAACAAATTGCTTGCATGGATGGGGGCGATTGGCTTGTCAGAATACGAAGGTGTAACAAGTCCGGCATATGATATTCTTAGGCCGATTGCTGTTATGGTAGGAGAATACTATCATTATCTTTTTAGGACAAGAATATGTTCAGCAGAACTTAAAAAGTACTCTCGTGGTATTATGGAAATGCGACTTCGTTTGTATTTTGATAAGTTTGGCGTAATTAATGTCCCATATCCACCGCCACCTGAACAAACCGCCATTGTCGCACACATCGAAAAAGAAACCACCAAAATCGACAAAGCCATCACCCTCCAGCAAAAACAAATTGAAAAACTGAAAGAATACAAAGCCACGCTTATAAACAGTGCAGTAACCGGTAAGATAAAGGTGTGTTAG